The genomic segment GCTTAGTTCTTCACCTATCTTTGCTTTCAGAAAGGCCTTTAGGATTTCGCGTTTGACCATCTGATCCGGATTCCTCAACGGCTAATATATATATGTGAGGTTCTATAAATTTAGATATCGACGTCGTAATGGGGCTTGATGATATAGACAAGGGGATTTTAAGTTTTCTTCAAGATAACGCAAGGTCCAGTTTCGTGAAGATCGCTAGGAAGATCGGTGTGAGCGAGGGAACGGTGCATCTGAGGGTTAGAAAGCTCTTAGAAAAAGGGATCATACGCGGTTTCTATACGATAGTGAACCCTGAGAAGGTGGGCCTAGCTATTAGGGCTTTCATAGGTATACAGGCTGAGCCTGCCATGTATGAAAACATCTTGAAGACGCTTGCCGAG from the Candidatus Bathyarchaeota archaeon genome contains:
- a CDS encoding Lrp/AsnC family transcriptional regulator; its protein translation is MGLDDIDKGILSFLQDNARSSFVKIARKIGVSEGTVHLRVRKLLEKGIIRGFYTIVNPEKVGLAIRAFIGIQAEPAMYENILKTLAEMDSVYAIYDVTGEYSALIDVKVRNKEELTKVIDLVGSIPGVKTTVTMLVLRVIKEKFKVEIP